In Gimesia benthica, a single window of DNA contains:
- a CDS encoding DUF817 domain-containing protein, translating to MKTFLYEFWLFGIKQASACIFGGFLLAMIIITRFWYPFESLYRYDFLFLAAVGFQIFLLAFRLESPKEAVVILIFHIVATIMELFKTSDGIKSWQYPEPFVIGIGNVPLFAGFMYSAVGSYIARVWRIFDFRYSSYPPLWTTVVLVTLIYINFFSHHYVTDIRWLLIIASLVMFGRVQIYFRMDRIHRHMPLVVGWLLVALFIWFAENISTFANVWVYPTQQHHWQLVSITKLVAWYLLMLLSFVLVSLVNRPTIMPPALLEEEQTAN from the coding sequence CTGAAAACATTCCTGTATGAATTCTGGCTCTTCGGTATCAAACAGGCCTCGGCCTGTATCTTCGGCGGGTTCCTGCTGGCGATGATCATTATCACTCGCTTCTGGTACCCTTTCGAATCGCTCTACCGCTACGATTTTCTCTTCCTGGCCGCCGTCGGTTTCCAGATCTTTCTGCTCGCCTTTCGTCTGGAGTCACCCAAAGAGGCGGTCGTGATTCTGATCTTTCACATCGTCGCCACCATCATGGAACTCTTTAAAACCTCCGACGGCATTAAGTCCTGGCAGTATCCCGAACCATTCGTGATCGGTATCGGCAACGTCCCCCTGTTTGCCGGTTTCATGTATAGCGCGGTCGGAAGTTACATCGCCCGCGTCTGGCGGATCTTTGACTTTCGCTATTCCAGCTATCCGCCGCTCTGGACCACGGTCGTGCTGGTGACGCTGATTTACATCAACTTTTTTTCACACCATTACGTCACCGACATCCGCTGGCTGCTGATTATCGCCAGCCTGGTCATGTTCGGCCGCGTACAGATCTATTTTCGCATGGACCGCATCCACCGGCACATGCCCCTGGTCGTCGGCTGGCTGCTGGTCGCGCTGTTTATCTGGTTCGCCGAGAACATCTCAACGTTTGCCAATGTCTGGGTTTACCCCACGCAACAGCACCACTGGCAACTCGTCTCCATCACCAAGCTCGTCGCCTGGTATCTGCTGATGCTGCTCAGCTTCGTCCTCGTCTCCCTCGTCAACCGCCCGACAATCATGCCCCCCGCACTCCTGGAAGAAGAACAAACAGCGAACTAA
- a CDS encoding carboxypeptidase-like regulatory domain-containing protein, translating into MIPFCRLTMTGSLLLMLLIAVGCGGKQEDLPETVAVSGMVTYKGAPVPEATIMLYPVEGRKPASGRTDAEGKFTLTTFNKDDGALPGEHQVTVNAFQSTPEGVSMKSSIPIKYSNPSSSPLKVTVSEGDADLKLELTD; encoded by the coding sequence ATGATTCCGTTTTGCCGCCTGACCATGACAGGCTCTTTGTTGCTGATGTTGCTGATCGCGGTCGGCTGTGGTGGGAAACAGGAAGACCTGCCGGAAACCGTCGCGGTCTCGGGGATGGTGACCTACAAGGGAGCACCGGTTCCCGAAGCCACGATCATGCTCTACCCGGTTGAGGGACGTAAGCCGGCTTCGGGTCGAACGGACGCGGAAGGGAAGTTCACGCTGACCACATTCAATAAAGACGATGGCGCCCTGCCCGGCGAACACCAGGTGACGGTGAATGCTTTTCAGTCGACGCCCGAGGGCGTTTCGATGAAAAGTTCGATCCCGATCAAGTATTCAAACCCGAGCAGTTCGCCTTTGAAAGTGACAGTTTCTGAAGGGGATGCGGATCTGAAGCTGGAACTGACGGATTGA